In one Scyliorhinus canicula chromosome 3, sScyCan1.1, whole genome shotgun sequence genomic region, the following are encoded:
- the purg gene encoding transcriptional activator protein Pur-beta: MATSDPGREGTSAAAADIQPAAIIAPPEEEEEEEETETVVGDEAPQAADLRDRSPVAGPPPPPLLETQELASKRVDIQNKRFYLDVKQNAKGRFLKIAEVVGAGGRKSRLTVSMPVAAEMRDSLGDFIEHYAQLGLPSGGGLRRRRRPPEDEEEEAQQQPQQQETSPAPAQPEAQAQRVLKSEYLVRENRKYYLDLKENQRGRFLRIRQTVSRGPGWGYAGQSPGQSQGQTIALPAQGLIEFRDALARLLEDYGAAPAAAGGSPRDEAGAAEPPELPAGISVPVDNKRFFFDPGSNRYGVFLRLSEVKPSYRHSITVPYKAWARFGDNFLRYAEEMRAIQERRRDRRAELSREATAADSAEDEEED; encoded by the coding sequence ATGGCGACCAGCGATCCCGGCAGAGAGGGAACGAGCGCCGCCGCGGCGGACATTCAGCCGGCGGCCATCATCGCGcctcccgaggaggaggaagaagaggaggagacGGAGACGGTTGTGGGCGATGAGGCGCCGCAGGCGGCCGATTTGAGAGATCGGAGCCCAGTGGCCGGCCCGCCGCCGCCAccgctgctggagacccaggagCTGGCCTCCAAGCGGGTGGACATCCAGAACAAGCGCTTCTACCTGGACGTCAAGCAGAACGCCAAGGGCCGCTTCCTGAAGATCGCCGAGGTGGTGGGCGCGGGAGGCCGCAAGAGCCGCCTGACCGTCTCCATGCCGGTGGCGGCCGAGATGCGCGACTCCCTCGGGGACTTCATCGAGCACTACGCGCAGTTGGGGCTGCCCAGCGGCGGGGGCCtgaggcggcggcggcggccgccggaggacgaggaggaggaggcgcagcagcagccgcagcagcaggaGACAAGCCCGGCGCCGGCCCAACCCGAGGCCCAGGCCCAGCGAGTGCTGAAGAGCGAGTACCTGGTGCGGGAGAACCGCAAGTACTACCTGGACCTGAAGGAGAATCAGCGGGGCCGCTTCCTGCGCATCCGCCAGACCGTGAGCCGAGGCCCCGGCTGGGGCTACGCGGGGCAGAGCCCGGGCCAGAGCCAGGGCCAGACCATCGCCCTCCCGGCCCAGGGCCTCATCGAGTTCCGGGACGCCCTGGCCCGGCTCCTCGAGGATTACGGAGCAGCCCCGGCGGCGGCCGGAGGCTCCCCGCGGGACGAGGCCGGCGCTGCCGAGCCGCCGGAGCTGCCCGCCGGCATCTCGGTGCCTGTCGACAACAAGAGGTTCTTCTTCGACCCGGGCTCCAACCGCTACGGGGTGTTCCTGCGGCTGAGCGAGGTGAAGCCCTCGTACCGCCACTCCATCACCGTGCCCTACAAAGCCTGGGCCCGCTTCGGCGACAACTTCCTCAGATACGCCGAGGAGATGAGGGCCATCCAGGAAAGGCGCAGGGACAGGAGGGCCGAGCTCAGCAGAGAAGCCACCGccgcagacagtgcagaggatgaagaggaggaTTGA